GATTCGTCTGAAATTACCTCGTTATCGGCCAACGGGTTCCTCACCGTACAGGTGAGTACGCCTCGCTCACCCTTATGGCCTCTGGTCTTGTCTTTCAGGCGACTTGACCGTTTATCCCAAGATCCAATCGCTGATCTTGGGAACAGTGAAAGGTTGGATTAAAGAGAGGGATTCAAAAACTTAGAGGGGAGGAGTTCTTTCCGTTGAGTTATCTTGCGAAGCGATAACATCCAACATGCTTAGAAATGACGATTTCAAGGAAAAATAGCACCTAGTGGTTAAAAGAAATTTGTTTTTAGGGGAAGTAGGTCCAATCAAACGGAGGACGCACAATGACAGTTTACGAGATGATGACAGAGCGGATTATTAGAAGAACCCCGCCGGAGAGCAACGGGGATCCTTCGACCCGAGAGGAAAAATACTTTATTTTTATTCGCTCGCTTACCCCGCCCAGGGAGGACAAGAATTGTGCTCGCTATGCGTGTTTACAATTAGAACGCGGGACAGTCCCTTGGCAGAAACCCTGGAACAGTACCACCCGGATTCCGAAAAATCTTCTCTCGGGTAAGGAATTTATCGGGGGATCAATCTTTATTGCACGAATCTACTGCGAGCGTCTCATGCATTCAACGGACACG
The Candidatus Manganitrophaceae bacterium genome window above contains:
- a CDS encoding DUF1738 domain-containing protein, which translates into the protein MTERIIRRTPPESNGDPSTREEKYFIFIRSLTPPREDKNCARYACLQLERGTVPWQKPWNSTTRIPKNLLSGKEFIGGSIFIARIYCERLMHSTDTIFQNISCSPYRHIRFRSKQSGLPHPSST